CGACACTGCAAAACAAATTCGCCTCATCAATCACAAGAACGTTTCAATCCTTGTTTTGATGGAAGGGGCTCACCGACTGCTCTGGCTCCAGCAAATCCCTGTTTTTTCGCCTCTAAACCTCCAAGTTTGCGCCGGCAAATGTGGTTCTTTACTCCGCCATTCTGTCACAAATAACCCCTCAACCGCACTCGTCCGCAGCAATCTCATCGGGCTCAACTCCTGTTCTGGCGGCAGCTTACCGCCGGCGGCCATGTTATACGCAGATATTTCGATAGCAGCAATCCACACAGCGGCTTTTGTGGGGCGTGCGCCGCGGCAAAAATCCAGTGCGCGAAATATCAAGAATCGCGGCCAGAATGTCAATCGCTTTTTCGAAATCATTCGTGGCAATGTCCACCGGCACCACCAGATTTTGGCTGCGGGTGTAAACCAGGAAACCGCGCTGCACCGGCTTGCCATAATTCTCCCGAAGCAGCAGGCCGTAGAGCACGAGCTGCATGCGGTAGCCCGCGTACAGCCGGTTTTTCCATTCGGCAAATTTATAATCCAGCGGCGCCAGGCTGCCGTCGGCC
This genomic interval from bacterium contains the following:
- the cas4 gene encoding CRISPR-associated protein Cas4, whose product is MPTLESDSVTITPSEVLEYLFCPRYIYFMNVLGISQQEAKRFKVVQGRQVHRQKQIRNRAYLRKKLGVVKREFEVYLSAPRYHLRGQVDEVLTLADGSLAPLDYKFAEWKNRLYAGYRMQLVLYGLLLRENYGKPVQRGFLVYTRSQNLVVPVDIATNDFEKAIDILAAILDISRTGFLPRRTPHKSRCVDCCYRNICV